Proteins encoded in a region of the Paenibacillus sp. E222 genome:
- a CDS encoding substrate-binding domain-containing protein — MSTNDRIPLYQQIQDYIRHVITRENMKPGDRIPTEKELMDQFQVSKITVANALTGLANEKLIARVPGKGSFVAEEAESASVISTQATTMKGREGTLSTGMIGIIVPSIHDYFAIRLVEGIEQALREEGYRSMIMFTHGKVDKEKDVIKEMKALGAEGLLIFPVDEENYNEEILGMKLSGFPFVLMDRYLPGVETHYIAADGRRGTRLAVEHLWELGHRDIAICSDSPLQTVTVQERIEGYIEALKGKGALINPAHMITDFQPLSVLKEAEAHPLYRYIQNRMVTAYVSLNGRLGVQIYQMAKQAGLRVPEDVSIVSFDDPTSIVEEFSIFTHVKQFERDMGYRAAVKLLEVLRGRGEAKSYSKMLIEPELVVRQTTGTVSQA; from the coding sequence ATGAGTACAAATGATCGAATTCCACTGTATCAACAAATCCAGGACTATATCAGACATGTCATAACTCGAGAAAATATGAAACCCGGCGATCGCATACCGACAGAGAAGGAACTGATGGATCAGTTTCAGGTCAGTAAAATTACGGTTGCCAATGCCTTAACCGGATTAGCCAATGAAAAGTTAATTGCGCGTGTGCCGGGGAAAGGCAGTTTTGTTGCTGAAGAAGCGGAGAGTGCTTCTGTGATTTCAACGCAAGCGACCACAATGAAAGGTAGAGAGGGGACACTGTCTACAGGAATGATTGGCATCATTGTGCCCTCCATCCATGATTATTTTGCCATCCGGCTCGTTGAGGGCATTGAGCAAGCCTTGCGTGAGGAAGGATATCGCAGCATGATCATGTTTACGCATGGCAAGGTGGATAAAGAGAAGGACGTCATCAAGGAAATGAAGGCGCTCGGAGCAGAAGGTTTGTTAATTTTTCCTGTTGATGAAGAGAACTACAACGAGGAAATCCTCGGCATGAAGCTCTCGGGTTTTCCTTTTGTACTGATGGACCGTTATTTGCCAGGGGTCGAGACACATTATATTGCGGCAGATGGCAGACGGGGCACGAGGCTGGCTGTGGAGCATCTATGGGAGCTTGGACACCGGGATATCGCTATTTGCTCCGATTCACCCCTTCAGACAGTTACGGTTCAAGAGCGGATCGAAGGTTATATTGAGGCTTTAAAAGGCAAAGGCGCGTTAATCAATCCTGCTCATATGATCACGGATTTCCAGCCGTTAAGTGTACTTAAGGAGGCGGAGGCACACCCTTTATATCGATATATCCAAAACCGAATGGTCACGGCCTATGTTTCGCTTAACGGCAGGTTAGGTGTGCAAATCTATCAAATGGCCAAGCAAGCAGGACTTCGAGTGCCTGAAGATGTATCGATTGTAAGCTTCGATGATCCCACCTCCATCGTGGAGGAATTCAGTATATTTACCCATGTGAAGCAGTTTGAGCGGGATATGGGGTATCGGGCCGCTGTTAAATTACTTGAAGTATTACGTGGTCGTGGGGAAGCGAAAAGTTATAGCAAAATGCTGATTGAACCCGAGTTGGTTGTACGTCAAACCACCGGAACGGTTTCTCAAGCTTAA
- a CDS encoding GxGYxYP domain-containing protein, which translates to MARRFTMLCLALICAFSLTAGAASASETDVQTAKPDGSKHRELPSFKNPKHLDAADIYDAPGDIKLLLGTLQGIVNREQPRIYLIESQEEGKLTWLKDIKVPYTLHQDYWEVFSAYRSEVKGMVVYDPEVPDSINVATTLAGLKNAVVASPELAAKLSKAPYKLKIMDDLRGKFNNRMDAYTWQYENLWKKTNHQMLIGLDPDTAIRIPSGMPESFVTIAEEKQQIRDASNRDTYSLDLSSLLGKSSVYLRFDDAFTQDGWGPAVHEVTVKADGKEIANFIAGTPEEEQFLYDRQNSKVAEGQGGHRFADNGNYFVYEFTPPAGTQNLTAEVDMWNQYKVSAGNIRPLSAEQREPYAYLRDYAVANKAMVFWLDSNVPEQKALFEKIMSDVKPGTPYLGWFSNDVEGEFSSVEIASRYGVYVLAADWFSNLTVFSGTKPKLTPVKKSPRPALENKIYVTYTFTEGDNFQYNQHRMRVMWDDPARGKVPINWTSSPLLYEGAPAILNYYVNTATPNDLLIAGPSGAGYFYPGAWPDTSFRQFLQQTEKYMKKTGMTIPYVLNRVDSENVPLTPFKAKAYAQDYNAPGLFISYEDNYGVEIVDDSLPVSTIRGISTVQDGLQVLNDAKANWDGKSPLFVSLGLLAWSTTPSDALAITEELGSEFKVIRADDYFSLIRESYHLPASK; encoded by the coding sequence ATGGCTCGTAGATTCACGATGCTCTGTTTAGCTCTCATATGCGCTTTTTCATTAACCGCCGGCGCTGCTTCAGCTTCGGAAACGGATGTACAGACAGCCAAACCTGATGGGTCCAAACACCGTGAACTGCCAAGTTTCAAAAACCCGAAACATTTGGACGCAGCCGACATCTATGATGCGCCAGGTGACATCAAATTGTTGCTGGGAACATTACAGGGAATCGTTAACAGAGAACAACCGCGAATCTATCTGATTGAGTCCCAGGAAGAAGGAAAACTGACCTGGCTTAAGGACATCAAGGTGCCTTACACGCTTCATCAGGATTATTGGGAAGTGTTCTCTGCTTATCGCAGCGAAGTCAAAGGCATGGTTGTATATGATCCCGAAGTACCTGATTCGATCAACGTAGCAACCACACTCGCAGGACTAAAGAATGCTGTGGTTGCAAGTCCCGAGTTAGCAGCCAAATTGTCCAAAGCGCCTTACAAATTAAAGATTATGGATGACCTGCGGGGTAAATTCAATAATCGAATGGATGCCTATACCTGGCAATATGAGAATCTGTGGAAGAAAACGAACCACCAGATGTTAATTGGACTTGATCCGGATACAGCGATTCGCATCCCGTCCGGCATGCCTGAATCCTTTGTTACGATCGCGGAGGAAAAACAACAGATTCGGGATGCAAGCAACCGTGATACGTATTCCCTGGATCTTTCTTCACTCTTGGGAAAATCTTCGGTATATCTCCGATTTGATGACGCCTTTACTCAGGATGGCTGGGGACCGGCTGTACATGAGGTTACGGTCAAGGCGGATGGAAAAGAGATCGCAAACTTCATCGCAGGAACACCGGAAGAAGAACAATTCCTGTATGATAGACAAAATTCCAAGGTCGCTGAAGGTCAAGGCGGCCACCGTTTCGCCGATAATGGCAATTATTTTGTGTATGAATTCACTCCTCCGGCAGGTACTCAGAATCTGACGGCTGAAGTGGACATGTGGAATCAGTATAAAGTATCCGCAGGTAATATCCGCCCTCTCTCCGCTGAGCAGCGGGAGCCCTACGCATATTTAAGGGATTATGCAGTCGCTAATAAAGCGATGGTATTCTGGTTGGATTCCAATGTGCCTGAGCAAAAAGCCCTCTTCGAGAAGATCATGTCTGATGTAAAACCCGGAACTCCCTACCTTGGCTGGTTTAGCAATGATGTCGAAGGTGAGTTCAGCTCCGTTGAGATTGCATCTCGATATGGCGTCTATGTTCTTGCAGCCGATTGGTTCAGCAACCTGACTGTTTTCTCGGGAACCAAACCGAAGCTCACCCCGGTGAAAAAATCTCCGCGACCTGCACTGGAGAATAAAATCTATGTAACGTATACCTTTACGGAAGGCGATAATTTTCAGTATAACCAGCATCGGATGCGTGTGATGTGGGATGATCCGGCCAGAGGTAAGGTTCCGATTAACTGGACTTCAAGCCCGCTTCTCTACGAAGGTGCACCAGCAATATTGAATTATTATGTGAACACAGCAACCCCGAATGATCTGCTGATCGCAGGACCGTCCGGTGCAGGATACTTCTATCCAGGGGCTTGGCCCGACACAAGCTTCCGGCAATTTTTGCAGCAAACCGAAAAATATATGAAAAAGACCGGCATGACCATTCCTTATGTGTTGAACCGTGTAGACAGCGAGAATGTACCTCTCACGCCATTTAAAGCCAAGGCTTACGCGCAGGATTACAATGCACCCGGCTTATTCATCAGCTACGAAGACAACTATGGAGTGGAAATCGTTGACGATAGCCTGCCCGTATCCACAATTCGTGGGATAAGCACCGTACAGGACGGATTACAGGTGCTAAATGATGCGAAGGCGAATTGGGATGGCAAGTCTCCGTTGTTCGTTTCTCTTGGATTGCTTGCATGGAGTACGACTCCATCCGATGCACTGGCGATCACTGAAGAGCTCGGATCGGAATTCAAGGTGATCCGTGCTGACGACTATTTCTCCTTAATCCGAGAAAGTTACCACTTACCCGCGAGCAAGTAA
- a CDS encoding glycoside hydrolase family 76 protein, whose protein sequence is MSKRKMVSLTLVLSLILVTTMGATSGGKNRYADQAQWAQEKLYEYYWNDASKMMNNAYPSTPEGEQALNYWWKAHAVDALVDGYERTVDKAYTERAEELVRSIIARNGSLHNEFYDDMEWLALAGLRLYDATGSEEMKGYVLELWDDIKTAWWDDELGGMAWKKDQRYNRNACSSGPAAILAARLYERFGDVRDLAWAQKIFDWEKQYLVNPQTGLVADGLVLKEDGTLDVNEAWIFTYNQGTFIGAGVELYRITGKKTYLKDAEKTAEGSLKTLTDEKTGIFKEDGDGDGALFKGILIRYMVELYEVGHNKSLKKAIYRNADALLKGSRDIGLFGQAWGKAAQNPLDLTAQLSGVFLLEGAAKLEAGKVAKPGNPGKPVKK, encoded by the coding sequence ATGAGCAAAAGGAAAATGGTGAGCCTCACGCTGGTACTCAGCCTTATTCTGGTCACCACCATGGGAGCAACAAGCGGCGGCAAGAATCGCTATGCCGATCAGGCGCAGTGGGCGCAAGAGAAGCTGTATGAATATTACTGGAATGATGCATCAAAAATGATGAATAATGCTTATCCATCAACACCAGAAGGTGAACAGGCATTGAATTACTGGTGGAAGGCTCATGCGGTTGATGCATTGGTGGACGGATATGAACGTACAGTAGACAAAGCGTACACTGAACGTGCGGAAGAACTCGTTCGCAGTATCATTGCACGCAACGGTTCACTTCACAATGAATTCTACGATGATATGGAATGGCTCGCGCTCGCCGGGCTTCGTCTGTATGATGCAACAGGCAGTGAAGAGATGAAGGGATACGTACTGGAGTTGTGGGATGACATCAAGACCGCCTGGTGGGATGATGAGCTTGGCGGTATGGCTTGGAAAAAGGATCAGCGATATAACCGAAATGCGTGCTCCAGCGGGCCTGCCGCCATTTTGGCTGCAAGGCTGTATGAACGTTTTGGCGATGTGCGGGATCTGGCATGGGCCCAAAAAATATTTGATTGGGAGAAACAATATCTGGTAAATCCTCAAACGGGGCTGGTAGCGGATGGTTTGGTGCTGAAGGAGGATGGCACACTGGATGTGAATGAAGCATGGATCTTCACGTACAATCAGGGTACTTTTATCGGAGCAGGTGTTGAACTCTACCGGATAACAGGGAAGAAGACGTATTTGAAAGATGCCGAGAAAACGGCAGAAGGTTCTCTGAAGACCTTAACGGATGAGAAGACGGGTATATTTAAAGAGGACGGCGACGGGGACGGTGCGTTGTTCAAGGGCATACTGATCCGCTACATGGTTGAGTTGTATGAAGTCGGGCATAACAAAAGCCTGAAAAAGGCGATTTATCGAAACGCCGATGCCTTGCTGAAAGGTAGCCGGGACATTGGATTATTCGGTCAGGCTTGGGGCAAAGCAGCCCAGAACCCACTTGACCTTACCGCTCAGCTCAGCGGCGTATTTCTGCTGGAAGGGGCTGCCAAGCTGGAAGCAGGCAAAGTGGCTAAGCCAGGTAATCCGGGTAAACCAGTGAAGAAGTAG
- a CDS encoding carbohydrate ABC transporter permease: MIQSKSLGSRLSRLLIMFALILITFMSLAPIVNTIMVSVSSSTAVNAGRVYFFPVELNFSSYGQILNDTKFWKAFLISVERVVLGGAINMFLTILMAYPLSRSVTQFRSRNTYMWIIVFTMLFSGGIVPWYMVISKLGLINSIWALVLPGAVPVFNVILLMNFFKGIPKELEEAAFIDGASPLKILLQIFIPISMPSLATIMLFVIVGHWNNFFDGIILINDSSKIPLQTYLQQLSLTRDQMQNLSVEQLQQFNKISNTTLNSAKILVSMIPILLIYPFLQRYLIHGIVLGAVKE, from the coding sequence ATGATTCAATCCAAATCGCTCGGCTCCAGGCTATCCCGCCTGTTGATTATGTTTGCGTTAATTCTGATTACGTTCATGTCCTTGGCGCCGATTGTCAATACCATTATGGTGTCTGTCAGCAGCAGTACGGCTGTTAATGCAGGTCGGGTCTATTTTTTTCCAGTGGAGCTGAATTTCTCATCGTATGGCCAGATTCTGAATGATACGAAGTTTTGGAAGGCTTTTCTGATCTCGGTCGAGCGGGTGGTGCTTGGAGGAGCAATCAACATGTTTTTGACCATTCTCATGGCCTATCCGTTGTCACGAAGCGTCACACAATTCAGATCGAGAAACACATATATGTGGATTATTGTGTTTACAATGCTGTTCAGCGGCGGAATCGTACCCTGGTATATGGTCATCAGCAAGTTGGGGTTGATCAACAGCATTTGGGCGCTAGTTTTGCCGGGGGCAGTTCCTGTCTTTAATGTAATTCTCCTCATGAACTTCTTCAAGGGAATTCCAAAGGAACTGGAAGAGGCCGCATTCATTGACGGTGCCAGTCCACTTAAAATTTTGCTCCAAATCTTCATTCCCATTTCCATGCCGAGTCTGGCAACAATCATGCTGTTTGTCATTGTGGGGCACTGGAACAATTTCTTTGACGGGATCATTCTGATTAACGACAGCTCCAAAATCCCGCTCCAGACCTACCTCCAACAGCTGAGTCTCACACGCGATCAGATGCAGAATCTTTCGGTCGAACAGCTGCAGCAGTTCAATAAAATCTCCAACACAACGTTGAATTCTGCCAAGATTCTGGTATCCATGATTCCCATTTTGCTGATTTATCCTTTTCTGCAACGTTATCTAATCCACGGTATCGTACTCGGAGCCGTAAAAGAGTAA
- a CDS encoding sugar ABC transporter permease — translation METTVSREREVRYRRKKKRKTFDEMTYHFMLLPGMIMLFIFSIVPMFGVVMAFQKFIPAKGIFGSKWAGLSNFTYMFQLPDAKQIFINTLVIAVGKIALGLIVPIVFALLLNEVRLKIFKSTIQTIVYLPHFMSWVVLGTMLTMIFSFDGMVNNFLEFLGLERIMFLASNDWFRPLLIVTDTWKEFGYGTIVYLAALTAINPALYESAAMDGASRWKQTLNITLPGMFPTIILLGTLSLGNVLNAGFDQVFNLYNPLVYETGDIIDTFVYRMGLINMQYSFATAIGLMKSVISFVLIVISYRLASRYAGYRIF, via the coding sequence ATGGAAACAACCGTTAGTCGAGAGCGGGAAGTGCGTTACCGGAGAAAAAAGAAACGTAAAACCTTTGACGAAATGACCTATCATTTTATGCTGCTGCCTGGCATGATCATGCTCTTCATTTTCTCAATTGTACCGATGTTCGGGGTTGTGATGGCATTCCAAAAGTTCATTCCTGCCAAAGGAATATTCGGGTCCAAGTGGGCAGGGTTATCCAATTTCACGTATATGTTTCAACTGCCAGACGCAAAGCAGATTTTCATCAATACATTGGTCATTGCAGTTGGAAAGATTGCTCTAGGGTTGATTGTACCCATCGTATTCGCTCTGCTATTAAATGAGGTTCGTCTGAAAATATTTAAGAGCACGATTCAAACCATCGTCTATTTGCCGCATTTTATGTCCTGGGTGGTTCTGGGCACGATGCTGACCATGATCTTTTCTTTCGATGGCATGGTAAATAACTTCCTTGAGTTTCTCGGCCTCGAGCGAATTATGTTTCTGGCGAGTAATGACTGGTTCAGACCGCTGCTCATTGTGACGGATACGTGGAAGGAATTTGGCTACGGGACGATTGTCTATCTGGCTGCATTAACGGCAATTAATCCGGCCTTGTACGAATCTGCCGCAATGGACGGCGCAAGTCGCTGGAAACAGACGCTGAATATCACGCTGCCAGGTATGTTCCCGACGATTATCCTGCTGGGTACGCTGAGTCTTGGCAATGTACTGAATGCGGGTTTTGATCAGGTGTTTAACCTGTATAATCCGCTGGTATATGAAACGGGAGATATTATCGATACTTTTGTGTACCGTATGGGTCTGATCAACATGCAATATTCATTTGCAACAGCAATTGGACTGATGAAATCGGTAATCAGCTTTGTGCTGATCGTGATTTCCTACAGACTGGCTTCGAGGTATGCGGGGTACAGAATTTTCTAG
- a CDS encoding extracellular solute-binding protein, producing the protein MKKRNKMAALLIGSMMMAVISGCTGGDNESTQPQISQQDYEPYGKYETPVEFTIGRNTNHVNNLPAGDTIENNLATRYVEDRVNVKAKVAWETDDMDQKLSLSMTTGDLPDVMLVSREIFNQLVDNDLIADMTEVYEKTASEGVKNIYGSYGDLLLNQVKVDGKIMGLPMTNIGNQHQLLWVRKDWVDKVGAKLPETVEDVWNLARTFVEKDVSGTGKTVGMVMDSNAMNFTPIFAAHGAFPMNWIQKDGQVEYGSVQPEVKQALAELSAMYKEGLIDKQFAVRSNEEKEALVINGQAGMVFNPWWIGYTNYKDSIKQDPEAVWVAVSAPVDENGKFKTIRQDPVGGGIVVVKKDFAHPEAIMKSVNLTTDFLYSLTEDAINYKKEHPDELLTDASRWNNDPTQIPMQVDYDDVLKRYYDDLIKADETGDASAVQEDRVVSFKAYQEFKEKGNAIDANTYGEYLSRIEGQREANNPNLEVIPAGFYGTTETMKLKWANLQKLEEETMLKIIMGEAPVDEFDTFVDTWKRTGGDEITEEVNEMSKR; encoded by the coding sequence ATGAAGAAGCGCAACAAGATGGCTGCACTGCTGATCGGCAGCATGATGATGGCTGTAATCAGTGGCTGTACCGGAGGCGATAACGAAAGCACACAACCGCAAATTTCACAACAGGACTATGAACCTTATGGTAAATATGAGACACCCGTGGAATTTACAATTGGCCGAAATACCAATCATGTGAACAACCTGCCTGCCGGTGATACCATTGAAAACAATCTGGCTACACGCTATGTAGAAGACCGGGTGAACGTCAAAGCCAAGGTAGCTTGGGAAACAGATGATATGGATCAGAAGCTGTCACTCTCAATGACCACTGGCGATCTGCCGGATGTAATGCTTGTCAGCCGTGAAATATTTAATCAACTGGTGGATAACGATCTCATTGCCGACATGACAGAGGTTTACGAGAAGACAGCATCGGAGGGTGTTAAAAATATTTATGGTTCCTACGGAGATTTGCTGTTAAATCAGGTGAAGGTGGACGGTAAGATCATGGGTCTGCCCATGACCAATATTGGAAACCAGCACCAATTGCTCTGGGTCCGGAAGGACTGGGTAGATAAGGTCGGTGCGAAGCTGCCGGAAACTGTCGAGGATGTATGGAATCTCGCGAGAACATTTGTAGAGAAGGATGTCTCGGGAACGGGCAAAACGGTAGGCATGGTCATGGATTCCAATGCGATGAACTTTACGCCAATCTTTGCTGCGCACGGTGCCTTCCCCATGAACTGGATACAGAAAGACGGTCAGGTTGAGTATGGATCTGTTCAGCCTGAAGTAAAGCAAGCGCTGGCAGAACTGAGCGCCATGTATAAAGAAGGTTTAATAGATAAACAGTTTGCTGTCCGATCGAATGAAGAGAAGGAAGCTCTCGTCATCAACGGACAGGCCGGAATGGTATTTAATCCATGGTGGATCGGCTACACCAACTACAAGGACTCCATTAAGCAAGATCCAGAAGCAGTCTGGGTTGCTGTATCCGCACCAGTGGATGAGAATGGCAAGTTCAAGACGATCCGGCAAGACCCGGTGGGCGGTGGTATCGTCGTTGTGAAGAAGGACTTTGCACATCCTGAAGCGATTATGAAATCAGTCAATTTAACAACGGATTTCCTGTACTCCTTAACGGAGGACGCGATCAATTACAAGAAAGAGCATCCTGACGAGCTGCTGACCGATGCAAGCCGCTGGAATAATGATCCTACCCAGATTCCGATGCAAGTGGATTATGATGATGTGCTCAAGCGTTATTACGATGATCTGATCAAAGCAGATGAGACAGGTGATGCTTCTGCTGTTCAGGAAGATCGAGTGGTTTCTTTCAAGGCCTATCAGGAATTCAAAGAGAAAGGAAATGCGATTGATGCAAACACCTATGGTGAATACCTCTCCCGGATTGAAGGGCAGCGTGAGGCAAACAATCCGAACCTGGAAGTGATTCCCGCAGGCTTTTATGGAACAACCGAGACGATGAAGCTGAAGTGGGCGAATCTGCAGAAGCTAGAAGAGGAAACCATGCTCAAGATCATTATGGGGGAAGCGCCAGTAGATGAATTCGATACGTTTGTCGACACTTGGAAACGTACGGGTGGCGATGAGATTACAGAAGAAGTTAACGAGATGAGCAAAAGATAA
- a CDS encoding sensor histidine kinase → MIGWIKSKFNDIRFRNKLLLSHLVIALIPILLLGLLSFIQSYRIQMKELRSEAEASLDQVSNIMDYKINRYNTLSEFMVLNRDLSQIFTKDYEGNYYHMYLDFRDILEPLISNIRLMDDDIEDITFYTSGDLLGIRNNILPIGELKSKSWYDGFRGRRWIVEGEKLYLVQELISNPKDSNFMVISIQHDRIFADLDNLSEHVAVYIEDAKQHVIFQENHERAAVAAGSKVKESGDLSLSRSLANNGWTIHYNLLNTNAYANAMSIFQITLFVIILSLMITFLLIYVISNNFTQRIIHIKNKVDKVERNNLDVIIRSSSRDEFGELTNGIGKMLTRINSLISQVYHAEIAKKESEYNKLISQINPHFLYNTLSFIRWRAEKRADIETSYMVSALARFYRTTLNQGRNMATIEAEVQHIKAYLDLQLIMNDGRFDVDYHIDDDVLHTEVIHFILQPIVENAIKHGFVEADVSDCHIHIAVSRVEEGIKLTVRDNGVGMTPMQTAGLLTGENGGCGVRNVNDRIKLYYGRDYGLVIHSEPGIGTEVSIVLPAR, encoded by the coding sequence ATGATCGGATGGATCAAGAGCAAATTCAATGATATTAGGTTCCGCAACAAGCTGCTGTTGTCGCATTTGGTGATTGCACTCATTCCGATTCTTCTGCTTGGACTGCTCTCCTTCATTCAGTCCTACCGAATTCAAATGAAGGAGCTGCGGAGCGAAGCAGAAGCGAGTCTGGACCAGGTGTCTAACATTATGGATTATAAGATTAATCGGTATAACACGTTAAGTGAGTTCATGGTGCTTAATCGGGATTTATCGCAAATATTTACGAAAGACTACGAGGGAAATTATTATCATATGTACCTGGATTTCCGGGACATTCTCGAGCCGTTGATCTCGAACATCCGGCTGATGGATGATGATATTGAAGACATTACCTTTTATACGTCCGGAGATTTATTGGGAATCCGCAATAATATTTTGCCAATCGGGGAGCTAAAGAGCAAGTCCTGGTATGACGGATTTCGAGGCAGGCGCTGGATTGTCGAGGGGGAGAAGCTTTATCTCGTTCAGGAACTGATCAGCAATCCGAAAGACAGCAATTTCATGGTGATCTCCATTCAGCATGATCGCATCTTTGCCGACCTGGACAATCTGTCGGAACATGTAGCCGTCTATATTGAGGATGCGAAGCAGCATGTGATTTTTCAGGAAAACCACGAGCGTGCTGCTGTGGCCGCAGGTTCGAAAGTTAAGGAGTCTGGCGATCTGAGTCTTAGCCGCTCACTTGCCAACAACGGCTGGACCATTCACTATAATCTGCTGAATACCAATGCGTACGCCAACGCAATGAGTATTTTTCAAATTACGCTGTTTGTTATTATCCTCAGCCTGATGATTACCTTCCTGCTCATTTATGTCATTTCTAATAATTTTACGCAAAGAATTATCCATATCAAGAACAAGGTGGACAAGGTAGAGCGGAACAATCTGGATGTGATTATCCGAAGTTCATCCAGAGATGAATTCGGTGAGCTGACTAACGGTATCGGTAAAATGCTGACCAGGATCAACAGCCTGATCTCCCAGGTGTATCACGCCGAAATCGCCAAGAAAGAAAGTGAATATAACAAGTTGATTAGTCAGATCAACCCACACTTCTTGTACAATACACTTTCATTTATACGCTGGAGAGCCGAGAAAAGGGCGGATATCGAAACGAGTTATATGGTATCTGCCTTAGCTCGTTTCTATAGAACAACACTTAATCAAGGGAGGAATATGGCCACCATTGAGGCTGAGGTGCAGCATATTAAGGCATATCTGGATTTGCAGCTCATCATGAACGATGGTCGATTTGATGTGGATTATCATATCGATGATGATGTACTACATACCGAGGTGATTCATTTTATTTTGCAGCCGATTGTGGAGAATGCCATCAAGCATGGTTTTGTGGAAGCAGATGTCTCCGATTGTCACATTCACATTGCGGTTAGCCGGGTGGAAGAGGGGATTAAATTAACCGTTCGTGATAACGGTGTTGGCATGACGCCTATGCAGACCGCAGGTTTGTTAACAGGAGAGAACGGCGGATGTGGTGTTCGGAACGTTAATGACCGAATTAAGCTGTATTATGGTCGGGATTACGGGCTTGTTATTCACAGTGAGCCAGGCATCGGAACGGAAGTGTCAATCGTCCTTCCTGCCAGATGA
- a CDS encoding response regulator, giving the protein MFNVLVVDDESVQREGIKDLISHYGFPFQVLEAENGMSAERILVQNAIDILITDVKMPLMDGLELSKQARKTQQNIKIVICSGYDEFEYARSAIRLGVVNYLLKPLVKEEFLQVMEDITQIRAYAGGPEQESVESKVIRQVKDYVKDNHQRDISLSEAAHDVYLSPGYLSILFKKETGENFSKYLTDYRLRRASHLLAHSNMKINDVAGAVGIDNHSYFAKLFRNRFGVSPLQFRECGVLHDRMDQEQIQ; this is encoded by the coding sequence ATGTTTAATGTTCTTGTTGTTGACGATGAGAGCGTTCAAAGAGAAGGCATTAAGGATTTGATCTCTCACTACGGCTTTCCCTTTCAAGTACTGGAAGCTGAGAACGGGATGAGCGCAGAGCGAATTCTGGTTCAGAACGCGATCGATATCCTCATCACCGACGTCAAAATGCCGCTTATGGATGGACTGGAGCTTAGCAAACAAGCCAGGAAAACACAGCAGAATATAAAGATTGTCATCTGCAGCGGTTATGATGAATTTGAATATGCCCGCAGCGCGATTCGGCTGGGCGTAGTGAATTATTTGCTCAAGCCACTGGTTAAGGAAGAGTTTTTACAGGTGATGGAAGATATTACGCAAATACGTGCTTATGCCGGAGGTCCCGAACAGGAATCTGTGGAATCGAAGGTCATTCGACAGGTGAAGGATTATGTGAAGGATAACCATCAGAGAGATATTTCATTGTCCGAGGCAGCCCATGATGTTTATTTATCGCCAGGGTATTTGAGCATTTTGTTTAAAAAAGAGACCGGGGAAAACTTCTCGAAATATTTGACCGATTATCGTTTGCGGCGTGCAAGCCATCTGCTCGCTCATTCGAATATGAAAATCAATGATGTTGCAGGGGCCGTTGGCATCGACAATCATTCTTATTTTGCCAAGCTGTTCCGAAACAGGTTCGGTGTCAGTCCGTTACAGTTCAGAGAGTGCGGGGTGCTTCATGATCGGATGGATCAAGAGCAAATTCAATGA